Proteins from a single region of Bombus huntii isolate Logan2020A chromosome 2, iyBomHunt1.1, whole genome shotgun sequence:
- the LOC126874929 gene encoding UDP-glucosyltransferase 2-like: protein MKHHLPSLLFVLCVLYIAKQSGCYKILAIVPSPSYSHQIPFRRLWLELHKRGHEVVLATTDPIPNIKSPNFTQIDISQSYGIIRSLDFVQMRFEGKRWLDIVEELMLPVTKGIAETVLNSTELRKLYAPESNATFDVYLTEFLFVPATYAFAHRFNVPIIGLSSVELITLNEHALGGLVLPSHEYTWEMEDNTGTNLPFLKRLSNFVYMWYTIYYYYHALIPDQQKLAEKYFGPLPPMLNVLKNVSLLFINQADVMIAARPKLPNIITFTSSHIQKKLTPLSKDLQTFLDGATNGFIYFSLGSNARSTSLPLEIRRVLCDVFAKLPYRVVWKFEKNFSGKPDNVYIGKWFPQQTILAHPNIKLFIYQGGLQSSEETVHYGVPVLGFAILADQDSQVARMEALGIGKRLEITTLKKDELENTITELITNKKYKERILYIRNVVQDTPYDAVKDLAWWTEYVIRTKGAPHLRGSLAFQLWYQRCDMDIVVFLTIVIFLIASATLHLISKILVYIHKKIKSTEKQKIN from the exons ATGAAGCACCACCTACCTAGTCTGTTATTCGTTCTGTGCGTCTTGTACATCGCAAAGCAGTCGGGATGTTACAAGATTCTAGCTATCGTTCCCTCACCATCCTACAGTCATCAAATACCGTTCAGACGATTATGGCTGGAACTACACAAACGGGGTCACGAAGTTGTGCTAGCCACGACGGATCCTATACCAAATATCAAATCACCGAATTTTACGCAAATCGATATTAGCCAATCTTACGGAATCATAAGGAGTTTAGACTTTGTTCAAATGCGATTTGAGGGAAAACGTTGGCTGGATATTGTGGAAGAATTAATGTTGCCTGTAACCAAAGGTATTGCGGAAACGGTGCTCAATTCTACAGAACTGCGGAAGCTGTATGCTCCAGAGAGCAACGCAACGTTCGATGTCTATTTGACGGAATTCCTTTTCGTGCCCGCCACTTACGCTTTCGCACATCGATTCAATGTTCCTATAATAG GGTTAAGTTCAGTAGAGTTGATTACCCTTAACGAACACGCTCTTGGTGGATTGGTCCTCCCTTCTCACGAGTACACGTGGGAAATGGAAGACAACACGGGTACGAATTTGCCGTTCTTGAAGAGACTGAGCAATTTCGTCTACATGTGGTATACCATATACTACTACTACCATGCGCTCATTCCTGACCAACAGAAACTAGCCGAGAAATATTTTGGGCCTCTACCACCAATGCTAAACGTATTGAAGAACGTTAGCTTGCTTTTTATCAATCAGGCCGATGTTATGATAGCGGCTCGGCCGAAACTTCCGAACATAATCACATTTACATCCTCACATATACAAAAGAAGCTGACTCCCCTGTCTAAG GACTTACAAACGTTTCTGGATGGCGCCACAAATGGGTTCATCTACTTTAGTCTTGGTAGTAACGCAAGAAGTACAAGTTTACCACTGGAGATTCGACGCGTGCTCTGCGATGTGTTCGCCAAGTTGCCTTACAGAGTTGTCTGGAAATTCGAGAAGAATTTTTCCGGGAAACCTGATAATGTTTACATCGGAAAATGGTTCCCACAACAAACTATTCTCG CTCATCCGAACATTAAGCTGTTCATTTATCAAGGAGGCCTGCAGAGCAGCGAAGAGACCGTCCACTACGGGGTGCCAGTTCTTGGTTTCGCGATTTTGGCCGATCAAGATTCTCAAGTAGCCAGAATGGAAGCTCTGGGCATTGGAAAACGTTTGGAAATAACAACCCTTAAGAAAGATGAACTTGAAAATACTATTACAGAGCTTATAACTAACAAGAA GTACAAAGAAAGGATACTTTACATCCGAAATGTCGTTCAGGATACACCGTACGATGCGGTAAAGGATCTCGCTTGGTGGACAGAGTACGTGATACGAACGAAAGGCGCCCCTCATCTTCGCGGTAGTCTAGCTTTTCAGCTTTGGTATCAACGTTGCGATATGGATATTGTAGTGTTCTTAACGATCGTAATTTTCTTGATTGCTTCTGCTACCCTTCATTTAATTTCCAAGATTCTCGTCTACATTCATAAGAAAATCAAATCAACTGAAAAGCAAAAGATAaactaa